From the genome of Vicia villosa cultivar HV-30 ecotype Madison, WI linkage group LG2, Vvil1.0, whole genome shotgun sequence, one region includes:
- the LOC131648339 gene encoding uncharacterized protein LOC131648339: MEKDNGFCFSNISSIVTPSSVAFVVILTILVRVLHVIYSSGKPLSKRASKPVRTLIILGSGGHTAEMLSLLAVLQNDRFKPRFYIAAATDNMSLQKALLLENSLASESGIDVADASNFMKIYRSREVGQSYVTSVWTTLIATLHALWLMIKIRPEVILCNGPGTCIPLCVIAFIFKILGIRWSSIFYVESIARVRRLSLTGLLLYKLWMADQIFVQWPQLQRMYPRATYVGRLM; encoded by the coding sequence ATGGAAAAAGACAATGGCTTCTGCTTTTCTAATATATCGTCAATCGTCACCCCCTCGAGTGTCGCTTTTGTTGTCATCTTGACGATCTTGGTTCGTGTCCTTCATGTAATATATTCTAGCGGCAAACCCTTGAGCAAAAGAGCTTCAAAACCTGTGAGGACCCTCATCATTTTAGGATCAGGCGGTCATACTGCAGAGATGCTTAGTCTATTAGCAGTGTTACAGAATGATAGGTTTAAACCAAGATTCTACATTGCTGCTGCTACTGACAATATGAGTCTTCAAAAAGCTCTATTGTTGGAGAACTCTCTAGCATCCGAGAGTGGAATAGACGTTGCTGATGCTTCAAACTTCATGAAGATTTATCGAAGTAGAGAAGTCGGTCAATCGTATGTAACCTCGGTTTGGACTACTTTAATTGCAACCCTACATGCGCTATGGCTAATGATTAAAATTAGACCTGAAGTGATACTTTGCAATGGGCCTGGAACTTGCATTCCCCTTTGTGTTATTGCATTTATATTTAAGATACTGGGAATCAGATGGTCATCGATTTTCTATGTTGAGAGTATTGCAAGAGTGAGAAGACTCTCCTTGACTGGTTTGCTTCTGTACAAGCTGTGGATGGCTGATCAGATTTTTGTTCAATGGCCACAGTTGCAACGAATGTATCCTCGAGCTACTTATGTTGGTAGACTCATGTAA